Proteins from a genomic interval of Rosa chinensis cultivar Old Blush chromosome 2, RchiOBHm-V2, whole genome shotgun sequence:
- the LOC112184141 gene encoding egg cell-secreted protein 1.2 — MALKNLVFLSMVTLIASLIMSASNATATRKISAGIKTSGEGEGGLVECGNALEELKSCSQEIVVYFLNGKANIGPDCCKAIATITRHCWPAMLTSLGFTAEQGDILRGYCDAAAAVTTTAPAAAPLARTTPLTSC, encoded by the coding sequence ATGGCTTTGAAGAATTTGGTTTTTCTTTCCATGGTGACACTGATCGCATCCCTCATAATGAGTGCAAGTAATGCAACTGCTACCAGGAAAATTTCTGCAGGGATCAAAACGAGCGGTGAAGGCGAAGGCGGGCTAGTGGAATGCGGAAATGCGCTGGAGGAGCTGAAATCTTGCTCGCAAGAGATTGTTGTGTATTTCCTGAATGGGAAGGCTAATATCGGCCCAGACTGTTGCAAAGCTATCGCCACCATTACACGTCACTGCTGGCCTGCAATGCTTACTTCCCTTGGCTTCACTGCAGAACAAGGTGACATCTTACGAGGCTACTGTGATGCTGCGGCTGCCGTGACTACTACTGCTCCTGCTGCGGCGCCACTTGCTCGTACAACACCTCTTACCAGttgttga
- the LOC112185445 gene encoding probable cinnamyl alcohol dehydrogenase 9, with protein MAKSPKEEHPQKVFGWAARDSSGSLSPFHFSRRENADGDVTIKVLYCGVCHSDLHFVKNEWGITNYPIVPGHEMVGVVTKTGKSVTKFKEGDRVGVGVIVGSCNACETCQQDLENYCPKVIFTYNSHNHDKTKTYGGYSDMIVVDHCFVLRFPDNLPPDSGAPLLCAGITVYSPMKYYGMTEPGKHLGVAGLGGLGHIAVKIGKAFGLKVTVISTSPAKEDEAIKRLGADSFVVSTDPAQVKAAMGTMDYIIDTVAAVHALAPLIGLLKLNGKLVTVGLPNKPLELPIFPLVLGRKLVGGSDIGGIKETQEMLDFCAKHNITSEIELIKMDYINTAMERLAKSDVRYRFVIDVGNSLSQ; from the exons ATGGCAAAATCACCGAAAGAAGAACACCCTCAGAAGGTTTTTGGTTGGGCTGCCAGAGACTCTTCTGGGTCGCTTTCCCCCTTTCATTTCTCTAGAAG GGAAAATGCTGATGGTGATGTAACAATAAAAGTTCTCTATTGTGGGGTTTGCCATTCAGACTTGCATTTTGTCAAGAACGAATGGGGGATCACCAACTATCCTATCGTACCTGG GCATGAAATGGTTGGTGTTGTGACCAAAACTGGGAAAAGCGtgacaaaattcaaagaaggtGATCGTGTAGGAGTTGGGGTTATTGTGGGATCCTGCAACGCATGTGAGACTTGCCAGCAGGACTTGGAGAACTATTGCCCCAAAGTGATATTCACATATAACTCCCACAATCATGACAAAACTAAAACTTATGGTGGTTATTCTGATATGATTGTTGTTGATCATTGCTTTGTGCTCCGCTTTCCTGATAACTTACCCCCCGATTCTGGTGCTCCACTTCTATGTGCTGGGATCACTGTGTATAGTCCAATGAAGTACTACGGCATGACAGAGCCTGGAAAGCATTTGGGCGTGGCAGGACTTGGTGGACTAGGTCATATTGCTGTCAAAATTGGTAAGGCATTTGGTTTGAAGGTAACTGTCATCAGTACTTCCCCAGCTAAGGAGGATGAGGCTATTAAGAGACTTGGGgctgattcttttgttgtttcaacTGACCCTGCACAAGTGAAG GCAGCGATGGGTACCATGGATTACATAATTGACACAGTAGCTGCAGTTCATGCCCTTGCTCCATTAATTGGTCTACTTAAGCTGAATGGGAAGCTGGTTACTGTGGGTTTGCCTAATAAGCCACTGGAGTTGCCTATATTTCCATTGGTTCTGG GGAGGAAGCTCGTTGGTGGAAGCGACATTGGAGGGATTAAAGAGACGCAGGAGATGCTTGACTTTTGTGCCAAACACAATATTACCTCCGAAATCGAGCTAATTAAAATGGACTACATTAACACAGCTATGGAGCGACTTGCTAAATCAGATGTCAGGTATCGGTTTGTGATCGATGTGGGGAACTCCTTGTCTCAGTAG